The Paenibacillus beijingensis nucleotide sequence GTCACCTTCGTCAATGACTTGCTCGCGTCGTCAGAGCTGGATGCAGAGGTGGTTGGTTCATTCGACGGGGAAGCACTCGAAGCGGGGGCGCTTGATGATGGAGCACTTGAATTGTTGGAGCCGCACGCCGTAACTGCAATTACCGTAAGAAGAATCAAGCCGGTCAAAAAAAATGATTTGTGCATTTCATGTCCTCCTCGCAGGTTTGTGTGACCTATCATAACTTCGCGTCTTTCAAGGTGTCAATTAATGATGTTATAGTTTATAACATAAAACTGTATCTTTGTTTTAAATTCCAAAAAATCCTCGAATTTTGTTTCCTGATACGAAAGACTTTCTAACACTTGTAAAAGCTATTAAATTGTGTTGTTGTTATTAAGTGAATTTGTGTAAATTATGAGTTATACTTCATAACATAAAAGAAAGGTTGTGGAATTAAATGAAAAAGCGAACCGTTTTGATTACCGGCGGCAATCGTGGAATTGGGCTCGCAATCGGTAAAAGATTTCAATCGGAAGGAGATCGGGTTGTGATCCTGGATTTACCTGATGTGCCAAGCCCAGAGGCATTAAACTTGGTTTCCGAGAACGGAGGCGCATACTTTACCTGTGACATTTCCAATAAATCGGATGTCGACCGCGTTGTTCCCCGAATATTGGACAGTTTCGGCTTTGTAGACGTTCTGATCAACAATGCAGGAATCCTTAAATGGGCCTCTTTTCTGGAAACGACGGAAGATGATTTCGATTCCACCTTTAATGTCAATGTAAAAGGTATGTATCTGGTCACCCAGCCGTTCGCCCGCGAAATGGTTGCCAGGAAAGAAGGAAATATCATTAACATGGCTTCCATGGGAGGAAAATGGGGGGCTACGCTTCAGTCCGCCTACTGCGCAAGTAAAGCAGCCGTTATCGAACTTACAAAAGTCATGGCTATGGAGCTCGGCCCCTATAACATTCGGGTAAACAGCCTATGCCCGGGAATCATCAAATCCGAATTAGGGAAGGGCTCGCCAAGGTCTGCGGACAGCTGGTTGGATAAAACGCCATTAGGCCGGCTCGGGCTTCCGGAAGATGTGGCGGACGTCGCTTATTTTATCGCCTCCACGGAAGCCCGTTACATGACGGGGCAGGCCGTAAATGTAACCGGCGGGATGATTATGTATTAACCAAACCGGCACTCAACCCGAGGAAAGGGAGGATATTCATGAATCTCACTGTCGAAGAAGCCCTTCTTCTGTATCCTTTATCCAAAGCGAAGCTCGTTGCGGGCGCCAAAGGCGCGAATCGCGTCATCAGATCGGTTAATATGATGGACGCTCCGGATGTTTTCAACTGGGTAAAAGCAGGAGAAATGCTGTTCACTACGGCGTTTGCCATCAAAGACACACCCGACGATTTCCTGTTGATGCTGCGTAAGCTGAACGAACGGGGATCGGCCGGTCTTGGGATCAAACTTGGGCGCTACTGGTCCCAAATCCCCTCTATCGTGATCGAAGAAGCCGACCGCCTTCATTTCCCCGTCATTGAATTGCCATTCGAGTTTACGTTCTCCGATCAGATGAACGCTTTAGTTAAAGCTGATATCGAGAAAAACACAAAGCAACTGCACGATACGCTCAACAAACAGAAAAATCTGATTCGCTTTGCCATTCAGCCGGGAGATTCGCCCAACCACTTTCAGAAGATCGGGGAAGTTTTAGCGCATCCGATCGTAGTCATCGGGGCGCGGGGACAAATCCTTTACTGCACTAGCGATTGGCCGGAAGCCGCGATCCTGAAAGGATGGCCTTGGAGTCCGAAATCCGAGAAAGCCCGTACACCCAACGGTTTGCGCTACACGGTCCCTTTAATGCAAGAGGGGGAATGCTGCGGTTTTCTTCTTGTTATGCCGCCTGATGCAGCCATTGCCCAAGAAGACGTAGGACTCTTCCATCAAGCCGCCGAAATATTATCCTTCCATATGAACCGCCTGCAAGATGAACGCCAAACCGTATCCGGATATCGCTGGACGTTAATACTGGAGCGTTATCTCCAGGGGGAAATGACGCCGGAGCGCTTTCTTGAACAGGCCAAAGCGGCCCGCAATAAGATTGAAGCGGCCGCTTACCTAAGCGTCAAGACCATTCCTATACTTGAGTTCCATCCGGAAACAGATATCAATAAGGGACTCCATAAAATCCGTCGGGATTTGATGTACCATCCTTATCTGACGGGAATCGATTCCCATCACTTGTTTCTCGATTCCGGAATGGTATCCCTCTTCTCCATCCCGGAAGGGGACATTTCCGTCTCCGAATGCCTTCACCGGATTACTAAGATATACTCGGAAGTGTTGGAACTAACGGAAGATCCCGGTTTCCGTTGCGTGATCAGCAAACCCAAATTTAGGCTGGAAGCGATACGGGAAGCATACGAGGAGTGTAATGAAGCGATAGCTATCAGTGATCGTTTGTCGATAGACAATAGAGTCACGATGTTCTCGGATCTTGAATTTAATACACTCTTCCGGCATATTCCCAGAGAAGCAATGAAAAAGTATTGCACGAACCTGCTTCAACCCCTTCTGCAGAAGGAGGAATACTACGTTACCGAGATGCTGCATACACTTGAGGCTTATTTTGCGAACGAAGGATATATCAACGATGCGGCGAAGCAATTGTTCGTTCACCGCAATACAGTGCTTTACAGGCTTGAAAAAATTAGCGAGTTGCTGGACGTGGATTTGCGAAAAACCAGCGATCTGTTGCAACTGAAACTGGCTTTTATCTTTAGAGAACTTCTGCAAGCGGACGAATAAAATCATGCTCGATAGGCGGTCAGTTCATTATTGTCCACATTCTCAATATTATCAGTTGTTTCGTTTAGGTGCACAACTGCTATGATGGAATTGGAAGCGCGCTTAAGCCAACTGAAGAAGGGGGAATCAGCATGCACAGCTTTAAAGGATTGGCGCATATCGGGCTGTACTCGGGCGATGTCGAAGAGACAATAAATTTTTACACGAGTAACTTCGACTTTCAAGTGGTGAATGAGAGGACCATCGAAAAACCTGACCATCAATGGGTCAAGGTAGCCATGCTCGCCCTGAACGGCATGACGCTTGAAGTGATTGAGCACTCCGACAAGTCGCTGCATAAGACGGGAAACGGCGGCTGCGTCGATCATGTGGCGATCGAAGTGGAGAACTTGCCTGAAATCGTCACCGCGATACGCGCCAAAGGACATCAGTTTCGAACGGAAGAGCCGGTTGTAAATATGGAAATGCTCGGCGGGGCCAGGTATATTTACCTGTCGGGTCCAAGCGGTGAAAGCATTGAATTGTTCGAGTTATTAAGTCGGAACGTCCATTGACGGTCAGATAATTAGCTGTGAATTTTTCTTCCAAGTGCTTGGAGACTGGTTCGTCACCTGTTTAAACACTCTCGAGAAAT carries:
- a CDS encoding VOC family protein; this encodes MHSFKGLAHIGLYSGDVEETINFYTSNFDFQVVNERTIEKPDHQWVKVAMLALNGMTLEVIEHSDKSLHKTGNGGCVDHVAIEVENLPEIVTAIRAKGHQFRTEEPVVNMEMLGGARYIYLSGPSGESIELFELLSRNVH
- a CDS encoding SDR family NAD(P)-dependent oxidoreductase, with product MKKRTVLITGGNRGIGLAIGKRFQSEGDRVVILDLPDVPSPEALNLVSENGGAYFTCDISNKSDVDRVVPRILDSFGFVDVLINNAGILKWASFLETTEDDFDSTFNVNVKGMYLVTQPFAREMVARKEGNIINMASMGGKWGATLQSAYCASKAAVIELTKVMAMELGPYNIRVNSLCPGIIKSELGKGSPRSADSWLDKTPLGRLGLPEDVADVAYFIASTEARYMTGQAVNVTGGMIMY
- a CDS encoding PucR family transcriptional regulator; the encoded protein is MNLTVEEALLLYPLSKAKLVAGAKGANRVIRSVNMMDAPDVFNWVKAGEMLFTTAFAIKDTPDDFLLMLRKLNERGSAGLGIKLGRYWSQIPSIVIEEADRLHFPVIELPFEFTFSDQMNALVKADIEKNTKQLHDTLNKQKNLIRFAIQPGDSPNHFQKIGEVLAHPIVVIGARGQILYCTSDWPEAAILKGWPWSPKSEKARTPNGLRYTVPLMQEGECCGFLLVMPPDAAIAQEDVGLFHQAAEILSFHMNRLQDERQTVSGYRWTLILERYLQGEMTPERFLEQAKAARNKIEAAAYLSVKTIPILEFHPETDINKGLHKIRRDLMYHPYLTGIDSHHLFLDSGMVSLFSIPEGDISVSECLHRITKIYSEVLELTEDPGFRCVISKPKFRLEAIREAYEECNEAIAISDRLSIDNRVTMFSDLEFNTLFRHIPREAMKKYCTNLLQPLLQKEEYYVTEMLHTLEAYFANEGYINDAAKQLFVHRNTVLYRLEKISELLDVDLRKTSDLLQLKLAFIFRELLQADE